In the Microcoleus sp. AS-A8 genome, CAACACCTCCTCCAGAAAGGTGCCGAACCGCTGCACGTAAGACAGCAGACTGTTCTCACTCCACCAGGCATTCAAATCAAACGTGCGATGCAGCCGCAAGGGTCGGACAATCCGGTTAATCATGCCCACATACCACTGCTCCGGCGTCACCTCCGAGGTGCCAATCGCGGTAATATCGATCGCGGCACAGGCAATTCCCTCGGCCTGTAAGCGTTGCATCGTTTGCACTCGCAGACTGGACTTCCCCATCTGCCGAGAATTCAGTACATAGCAAAACTCTCCGGCTTTCAGAGCACTGTAGAGGTCATCATCCGCTTGCCGCTGCACATAAGTCGGTGCATCGATGGGAAGACTTCCCCCAACCTGATAGTCAATGGGAAACTCTGCTGCTGTACTCATCAGGCGACCCCTAGCCGATCTTGAAAGTACTGGCGATACAGATCGCACAACGGTACGACATCATTTCCCTGGTAACGAACCAATCCCATGCTGGCAAGCTTAAACGCTTCTGCTGTCTTGATTCGAGTTGGCTCCCTAACCGCCAATACCTGCTTAAAGGCACTCAACAAGTTGGTATCTTCCTCCAAGTTATACAGGTGGCGGCGGAGATGCTCTCCATACAGCCATCCCTCTGTTGGAGCCATCTCGAACAACTGTTCCAACGTCACTTCTCCCTTGGCAATGCGGTACAGCGCCACCCGCAACAGATAGGGATGTCCCCCCATCAGCGCCATCAATCGATCAACTTCTAAATCCGACCACTCCAATCCATGCCGCTTCACCAAGTCTTGCACCTGTACCCGATTCAGTTCAGGTAACTCGATTGGCACTCCAACATTAAACGGCGATTGGTTGATATTCAAAGGGATATAGACTTCCTTGGAGTGAGTAATCACCAGACGCAGGTTTCTCCAGATGGGATTGCTCTTCGACTCCTCATGCCAAGAGCGCAGCAACCCAAAAAAGTCACTAGCGATCGCGGGATGTTTGAATAACTCATCCACCTCATCTAGACACAAGGTAAGCGGACCGTTAATTTCCGAGAGCAGATACAACTCAAAGTAGTCCGTACACTTGTCATTACTGCCCATTGGACCCTTCCAGTAGTCCTCCAGCTTATCGGGCAGATTCAACTTCCGGGTAATCCGGGAACAGAACCAGTGCAAGAAACTCTCCAGGCTAGAGAGTACCTGTCCCCCTGCCGATTGCAAGCTCAGAAACGTGGTTCGATACCCCTGCTCTGTGGCGTGATTCAAAATCCTCAATGTCAGAGAAGACTTTCCCATCTGACGCGGTGCTTTGATCCGAATCAACGCCCCTGGTTTAGCGATCGCTTCGTAACAGCGAGTTTCGATCGGTGGACGCTCAACATACAGCGTTGACTCCAGGGAAACCTGCCCTTCCGGCTCATCCAAAGAAACGGCTTGAGCTGGGGGAGCCATCATCGATCGAGTAGTACCTGCCAAGGCTGGCTCTGGTGCTTGGATTGGGCTAGCGGGTTCTGGTGTCTCCGGCAGCGGCAACGATTCTACATCACTCTTCTTTTGCATGACTGGAATCAGGTCTTCTGCAATTCCTTCCAGTGCAATGCGGTTACAGCCAAGTTCATAGGCAAACTCTATCGATTCTCCAGCCCCCAGTGCATCGTAAAAACCAACCGCAAATAATCTGGCAGCGCGGTCTCCAATCGCCTGATTCATGCCAATCACGTAGGGAATGCAGTGAGCGATCGCGATGGCTTGCACTTCGGAGTAACAGGCATTGAGTACCACACACTCTACCTTGTCAGCAAACAACTTAAACAAGCCTGCTAAGGCTCCAGACTTAACGAGTTGCGCCTGCCCGATTACATTTTCCCAAACTAAGCCGTTCTCCCCCATTCCATGCCCAGAGAAGTGGACAATTTGCGGCTTATGGTCTAACATTGCCCGTTGCACATCGCTGGGAGACACCGCCCACACCTGCTCAAGCAGAAACTTGTCACGCTTTTGCGATCGCTGCAATCCAGCATCAATCTCTTTCACCTCCTGAGTCAGGTCAAGGGGTGTTGAATTCTTGGGGTTTGCCGCCAGGAATAGAATTGTCTTTTTCTTACGTGTCGAACTGCTGCCCATCAATCAGACTTAAACCGCGAGGTACCGGGAGAGCTTATTTTGCCTACACCAGTATTCCTAGCAATCCGGACATCTTCGGGAACAGGCACGTCAAAGTACATAATTTGTTCATCTTCTCTTAGAAGATTTGCCCTCTATCAAGGGTGAGATTTTACAATTCATACCGTTGGGCAGATTTCAGCAGCTTCACTCGATATCGAAGAAGCGATGCGATCGCACAAGTGATAGAACCTGCCCAAATTTGGAGTAAGTTACCAAATCGTGAATACTGGTCGGAAACTGAGTTTCACAGTTAGTGCATTTGATTAATAAACGCAACTGGTGGCGATGCCGAAGGCGCTTCGCTATGGGACCATCGCGTTTTAGTACTATGAAGAGATGCGATCGCTCCTACACCGTCAATACCTCCCAACTTCGACCGCATTGCCTGCCACGCATCAATCTACTGCTGTAGTTGTTGGATGCGATCGCCTGCGCCCGATTTTAAATACACAGATTGCTGCTTTTGTCAATCGTGTTGGAGCTTCTCCTCGTTCGGTTCAGGTACGCGAGTTAGGCTACCGTTGGGGTTCATGCGGACAAAAAGGAGATTTATATTTCCACTGGCGAGTGGCGATGCTGCCGCGAACCATGATTGAGTATGTGGTTGTTCACGAGCTGGTGCATCTGATTGAACCGCATCATACTACTGCGTTCTGGGATAGGGTGGAGCGGATTTTGAGTGATTGGTGCGATGCTTACGGCGGGCTTCGCCAACGTAAGCAGTGGCTAGCCCAGAATGGGGCAAGTATGACCTTTAGGGATGGATGAAAAGCCCTGAGTCAGTTTGTAGACGCACTGATTGGTTCTTGCAGCTCTAAGGATCTGACTTTTTTCCGACTTTCTTCTAACTTTTTCCGACTGCCAAGGCGTATGCTGAACAGTTAGATTGGTTTCAACACAACGAGATGAGGGTTTCAGATGCAATGGTCTTTTGCCGATTGCTCAACAATTGAAAAATTTACAAACCTTTACAAAAGTAGCTCACTTTTTCTGATCGACAGTCGGATGGGAGGTGGGGTATTCGTTGGTTAGACCAATATTGAAAATATTTCAACATGAGCAAACGCTCCAAGCTAATAGGGGTGTTAGACAGCTAGTGCGGCTTAATAAATAGTTTGACTGCTTTCAGTTATCGGTTAGGACGTGGCTTCAAAATTATCAGTGGGTGTATCCGACTTTTCTCTGAACGTTTTCCGCCTGAAAAAGTAGGTATACGGAGATTAGGTTAGCTAGTTAGACTTCGCGAGAGGTCAACTATTTGTTGGTATTTACCATGAACATTACAGGAGATAGAAATGAAATTAGGTAAGTTTTTTTTGGGCTACGGTATTGCCAGTACTCTAGCAATTAGTAGCTTATTTCTTTCAAATCCAGTCCAAGTACAGGCACAGTCTACTGATGCTTTTATAGTATTTGTAAATGGTAGCGGTGATTGTTGCGCGGAGTACATGAACCAAGCCCTAGATAGATTGCGAAGAGGAGTAAGAGGGGAGATTTGGACTACATCCTACGCAAATTTTAGAGATGGAAGCAGCACAGTAAAAGCTCCTGTAGTAAATTTATCAGTGAATGCTGATGCTCTTTTTATCAAAGAGGCTACTGAGAAGATTAATAACCTGCCTTCAAGTAGACCTGTTGTTTTGATTGGACATAGTTACGGCGGTGATTCAATACTAAAGGTTCTACCTTTTATTACTCGTCGTGTACAACTTGTTGTGGTTATCGATCCTGTTGGAACAGGAGGCTTCCGCAGAGTTGCAACTGAACGTGTAGTCCTACCAAACGTGGATTACTTTATGAATAGATGGCAGGAAAATGGGCTAACAGGTCAAAATGTGGTTCCTTTTGACAGCAGGATTAGTGGTCAGATTCGCTGTCTCGCTACTAGGGAATGCGACCAGAGCGCACAAAACCTCGTTAGAAATGCGGATGGTTCTGAAAACAGAGTTGAATGTGGATGGGAGGAAATCACTTGTCCTGGCTTTCAAGCACCAATACCAGGAATCCGTAGAGGGCGTAGAGGTACAAAAGCCAAGAGAATAGAACACAACTCCATGCCTCAAGATGCCTATATTCAACATACAGTTGTAGAAAAAATCAAAGTAGCGTTGAGGCCATTTGGTGTTCTTAAATAGCAAAAGTAATCTTGACGCTTCAACTTTTACGACTTGAACCAGAACATGGACAGGCTTTGAACGAGAAGTTAGACAAAAAAGAAAGCGATGCTATCTTTCGCTGTCTAACGGTTAGACTTTGAAAATGATTGAAGAGAGTAGATAATAATAACGTATATTGTCATACAAAGGCTTAATTTATGCTGTCTAACCGTTAGACAGCATCTGATTAGGATAGCGATCTGCGATCAACCCAAGGGGAGACGCCAACCGGAGATGAGAGTGAGGACGAACGCTTTACTCGCAACGCTCTCGCTTTCTTTCTCCCTCTTAGCGAAGTAACAAGTAATCTTACCTGTCTAACGGTTAGACACTTAAAAGAATTTCCGGCTCAGCAAATAAACCTCAGCATAGACTTACACCTTACCGAGGAATCAAAGGCAACGGTAAATTGGGGTTAAAAGCTTTAGGTAGGAGAAGCTCCTAAAACTAATCTTAATTGATTTGACTAGGCTTGCGATCGTGTAATTTTTACTCTCATAGTAAAGCCTAAATATCTAAATCCTCTTCCCGCAGTAGACGGGGAGCAGAAATTAAGGTGGCTTGCCATCGCTGCAATCGGGTTTGGTTGCGGTGTACAACATCAAGGCTTTGGTTGTAGTTATCAACGATGTAGCGCACCAGTAACCGCTCCAAAAAAGGAAGTGTTAGACAGCTCTGTGTCAAGTCGGCCTGCCAATAATTCACTCCCTCTAACCCTGTATATCCTTGCAACCCTGAGAAAAAGTGTGTGTTGGATATTCTCAAGAAACGTTCAACAACACCAGCATTTAGAGAGCGATAGTTTTGATGTAGAACCAAGCCTAGTTGAGTAGCTATTTGCTCTAAGCCAACGAATTTCATATTACCTTCACCTCCAAGAATTAAGTGTTGTGGTATGCCATAAGTTCCCCACTCGCTATGAAGGTTGTACTCTCGGTTATAGTGTTTAGGCAGAATGGCATGGCGTAGTGCTAGAGCCAACACTTGAAAACTGGGTGGGTCAAAGCCTAAATGAAAGCCCATCATACACTCAGAGCCGCTATCCATGATGATTGTCAGCCAAGGGCGACCAACAATCGAACCGTCTGTGTCCTTCAGCAAAACATCTAAGCGGGTATACTCACACAGCCAAGAATAATTACTGCACTCTGCTACTTTTAGCCCCTGAAATTGTTCCGAAAACATATTATTCCTCCGAAGTGTAATTGCTGTTCGGGCGATCGCTCACTCAACGCGCTGCTGACGCCTAGCCATCGTAGCAAACGGCAGAGAACAACGTGGACATTCCCCTTGCACCCATAATGCAGGAATCGGGAACGGTCTCTTACAGTTAGTGCATTTTAGTAATAGGCGCAACTGGTGGCGATCGCACTTATAGGCATCCTTGAATTGCCACTCAATCCGATGACAAGGTGACTCCCCATAGCAAGCACCACATAACTTTATCGGTCTTGGGTTCATCGTTACCCCCTTTGGCTGGAGCATTTGAGCCAACCTGTCAGCATCAACCATCACCACATCTGCCAATGCCTCCAACTCCTGCCGAGAAGGAAACGGATTGAAATAGAACTTTTCCCACCGTACCAAGACTGCCCCAAGTCCTGCTACCTTACCCAACCCGGAGGGAGCCGAAAATTTATTACCCTTCGCCCGTCGAAAACGACCGAGAAAGTGACTGATGCTTTCTCCTTCGTAGGGTTCAACTCGATTAAGCCAAAGTTGTGTTTCCAGCTCATCCATTACTTCACCGTTCTCGCTACTTGTTTCAACACTTCTGCGTCTAAAGTTTTGTATCCTTTGAGCAGTGAGCGAATCGCTGCCTTGCGTAGAATCATGTCTAAGCGACCAATCAGTCTTTTGGTTGTTTTCTTCAAAAGCTTGAGCGTTTCGCCTTTGACCAGATTTGAGGCTTCTGACATTCCCAGAACATCTCGCACCCAAATTCGTGCGATTTGTTGAAACTCCTTATCGTCTAACCTATCCAGCTCATAGCGTTCCAGAAAACGATTTTCAACCTGCTCGTCTCGCTCAACAACTCTGGTCAGTCGATTGGTAGTACCGACGAGAAGAACAGAGAGTCCCAGATTATCGTCGTCGTAGATGTGCCGCACGTCAGAAAAAGTTTCCAGCTTCAAATGATTTGCCTCATCAATAATCAACATCTGAGCCTGAAACAACTCAAGCGTGTCGAGCGTCCGTTCGCGTAAGTCTGTGATAGTTCCACTGGTGGCTCGATGTCCTAGTGCTTTGAGAATTTTGATGAATAAATCTCTTGAACCGCAGTTCTTGGGGACTTGAATATAAACTACAGGCATAACCCGCTTGCCCTTAGTTTTTGCCTGTTGATTGCAACGGTTAGTGAATGTTTTACAGGTAACGGTCTTGCCACTGCGCGATTCTCCAAGCAATAGCCCCGTCATCCGCGATACAAGAAGTTCGTACATCCATGTATGGCATCGTTTGACATGGTCGAGTTCCAAATAAGGCGGACGACTCAACCGCTCAATTTCCGCCTGGATTTCGGGACTCAGAGCTTGAAAATCGTCAAATTCCTGAACGCTTGATTTTGCAGTTGTCATAGATACCCCCTAATAGTCCTCAAATAGTTCGTCCATGTACTGGACTTGATATCTCGGTAGTTCTGCCTCCAATTCTTCCTCAGCTTCCGAATCAGCTTCTTGGGGTTCAACAATCCCGAATTTCTCAGCAACGGACTGTACGGGGTTGACTAGCTCGTGAGCCGCTTTTCGGCGCTGTTGGCGGTTCCGCTTGATAGTTTTCTCTGTCCATTCCTCCCGCTCAAGCATGGCTTGAATGGTTTCACTATTAATTTCCTCACTCGCCTCCCGCAGCCTCTTTTTGATTGCCTGATGTTCTCTCAGAGAAAGCCTTTCAACCTCTAAGCCTTGAGCGTGGGCATAATCGAGAAACTGCTCCGTGCCGTCCTCATGAACTTGGTAGACGAAGAGGGTTGTAATATCATCCGGGTCGTAGCGTAGAGCAACAACTTTTCCTTCGTGACCTCTCAGGTGTTCGGCGCGGTATGTGAGGCTTTCAAATTGAATAGTCCCGTATTTTCCAACTCTACGCCGCTCTGCCTTCATTAACGCGATCGCTAAATCCAGTTCATCGTAAAAGAGAGGCTCAATCATCAACCCAGCTTCCCAACGCTCAAACCGACTTTGGTTTTCAGACCGAGCATCAGTATGCGCGTTGTACTCTTTGACGATGTAGCGCACGAGGATAATCTTTAACTCCAGAAGATGTAGACAAGCATCTTTGTCTACATCTTCTGGACGCTCTTGTACATTTGACCCGGTATATCCTGGTAGATTGCGTAACACTTGGTCATTGAGCGTTCTGAAGAAGCGCTCGACGATGCCGCCGTCAGATGGTCTTCTTCTTAAGGCACAACTAAAACTTAACTGAACTGCTACTTGCTCTGTAATGTGAATGGATTGGAAATCTTTACCACCGTCAGTGTAAAAGTAATTAGGTATTCCGTATGTTCCAAATTCTGTGTCGCCAAGCCCGTATTCGGAACCGTAAGACTTCGGCAAAATGGCATGATGTAAGGCTAGGGTATCGATTTGCGAACTAGGAGCGAAAAATCCCAAGAAAAAACCGATCAGGCAGCGAGAGTAGGAGTCGATAATCACTGTTAACCACGGGCGGTCTAAAACCCCGTACTCATCCACTATCCTGATATCGAGACGAGTATGATCGCACTGCCAAACATCATTACTCCCTTCCACCTCCAGTTCTCGCCCATCGCGGGTCATGTGTGTTAACCGTGACCCTGAGTAGCCAGGACTTCGTGCATTCCGTTTTCGCTCTTTCCCCTCAATGTATTCATCCAGAATTCGATAAACAGTCTGATGGCTAGGATACTCTTCAGGCTTTAGACCAAGCTGCTTAGCTCTCCCTTTCACCCTGAGGACTACCTGATTCCGGAGCATCCGTTTGCTACCCTGATTACCCTCCTTGTAAGTTTTAACGATGAACTCTTGCCAGTCAGCACTAATGCGGCGCTTTCCCTTGTCCGAGCGGGTTTGAGTGAGTCCTACCAGCCCTTGTTCCTGATATTTTTTGAGTAACCGCTCTATGCTACGAAGCGTCACTCCCAGTTTTTTGGCAGCTTCTCTCTTCCTGATGCCGTAAGTTTTGCGATCGCATGGCTCGGTCAGACTTTGCATTATCTCCATCCGGAGCCTAACCTCCGGAGTGATTAGTTCATCACTAGGGAGCCTGTGAGATTTGGCGGGGTTTTCGCTAGTTCGTTGAATTTCAGTTGGATCATAATCATCTTCTGGAGGAAAAAACGGTTGTGAATCCTGAGACATTCTTCACCTACATACGTGACGCGAGGGTTCTACATAAATAGAGTGAGCCGTAGGCCACAAGTAGAACTAATGTACTAAATACTCTCCAAATAATAATCCGGCTTGCCACAAAATGCGACAAACAATTTGTGAAGTCTGATTAAGATTCAAGTTGAAGCCCCAACCAATAAGCGACAGATAACTTGTTAAAACTATAGGCTTGCGACGTATAAAATGTTAAATACTGACCTTCACCTAAGTTAAGATTGAAAGTGAGTGAAACCCTTGTAGAATGTAGATTACGAGCTAATCTACCCTCGACATTAATTTGTGAAAAAGCGACGTTTAATTTGTGAATGTACAAGTGAATTAATAGAAGACTTCTAGCATTCAGTCGCTAAGAAGTCTTCTATTATGGTCTGTGTCTTTTGGTAAATGCTTTGACAGGTTGGATATCTGCTGGCTGTCTTACTCATCCAAATTGCTAGAAATATTCAAAGTATTTAAGACCTATTTTTCTATTTTTAGGAAAAAATGATATGTAAATCAGCTAAATTAGGGGGCAATGAATAAATGGTTTTTTTTAGATGAAGCTGATTAATGCCAAATAACTGTAGCTCTCTCTCTTGCTTGAGATAGATTGAAATTTTAAGTTGATCAATCTCTACAGGTTAATTAAAAATCAGGTCAAAGCCATTGTACAAAAACTCATTTGCATAGTATCTTTGGCTTGACAAATTTCAATTTGGGCCAATGACTGAAACAGTTGCCGAACGTCAAAATGATTTGATCAAGTATCAGCAGCCTGGTGTAACAGTATGGTTTACTGGCTTAAGTGGTGCAGGCAAGACAACCATTAGTCGCGCTGTGGGAAATCGACTAAAGTCTTATGGGCAAAAGCTGGAAATCTTAGATGGCGATGTTGTGCGTCTGAACTTATGCAAAGGTTTAGGATTTAGCAAAGAAGACCGGGACGAAAACATTCGCCGTGTTGGTTTTGTAGCAGGTCTATTGACTCGCAACCAAGTTACAGTATTAGTCTCAGCCATATCCCCCTATCGGGAAATTCGGCAAGAAGTTCGCGAACGAATTGGCAACTTTGTGGAAGTATATGTTAATGCACCGCTTCAGGTTTGCGAACAACGGGATGTGAAAGGGCTGTATAAAAAGGCTCGTGCGGGCGAAATTAAAAACTTTACCGGGATTGATGACCCCTATGAACCCCCCTTCAATCCGGACGTGGAATGTAGGACTGATTTGGAAACTGTAGAAGAGAGCGTATCCAAGGTTTTAGCTAAGCTACGAGAATTAGGTTATGCGGGTTTAACCTGAAAAAGCCAACCTCTGGGTACTCTCGAAGTTTTGTAAAAGGCGCGTTTTACCGAAGTTTGGGAATTTAGCGCTTCTTATGAGAATTTTCCGATCACCTTCTCACCCCCCCTAAGCAGAGGGGTTCTTTGTGATTTCTTTATTCAGAAATACAATTAACCAAGGCTACACCTTCATCTATGTGATAACTGACCTAGGCTTAGGACATCTCTAAACTTTGCTAGGACACTTGGTCAACTAACACATCCGTTAGGCCTTGATTTTCAGCTTGAGCAAGGAATAAATTAATTTTTTTTGTGCCAGTTGAGGTTCTGAATCCCAATCCTTCAATGTTTTTGGAATGGTTTTTAACGTGAGTGAAGAAGGAATTAAGAGCTTCAGAGGTGATAACGGCATGAATATTAGAAAAATTAGTCCCTTAGTAACATTGCTGATACTTTCTTCTATCGTCGGAACCCCATCTTCCTTGAAGGCAGAGCTTCTTCGTAACCGTATACCAGAAATTGGCGAGCAACAAGCGACTAACTTTATCCCCAATCATTCTCTAATTCAGTTGGTCAAAGGTAGTGGGCCTGAAGTATTTTTGATTCAGGACGGAGAACGGAGATGGATTACCGATTCAAAAACCTTTGACGCTTATGGGTTTAATTATAGTGACGTTAAAGAGATATTTGATGAAGAACTCAACAGCTATCCAGAAGGAACACCCATTACTAAAAATGGAACTCTTTTAAAAGGCAGCAGTTCTGGACACGTTTACATCATAATTAACGGAAATCGCAGCTTGATGAGCGCTAGAGTCTTTGAAAAAGGAAAGTTTCAAAGTGAAGACATTCATTGTGTTACAGATAGCTATTTACTCTCTATTCCAGAGAAACCCACTTTTCGCTAGCAACATAAAGATATTAAAACACCCAGTCAATTGACTGGGCGTTAGTGAATTTTCTGATTTTTGGAATTTAAACTCAGTTGCTTCTAATCAATTGCATCTTCCAAAGCCTGCTGAGTTGTGCCAATATCTCTGTTGACTTTGCCCTTAACTGTATCAGCCGTACTTTGAGCCGCATACTGGATTTTATCACCAATATTTTTGCAAGCAGTGGCTACGGCTACATTATCCACTGCTTGCCCTGTATCTCTACAGGCCATTATTGGCCTTAGATTGGGCTTCCTCGAATTCAATCTTTGCAGTTTCTTTGCCAGCTTTCTTCACATAGTCAGGAGCTTTCTGGGCATTTTCCTTGATGTTTTGAACACCTTTCTGAACGCCCTTGGATGCACCTTCTGCAACTTCTTCAGCAGACTCGCCTATATCTTCGCCAAGCCGCCGTACTCTCTCGCCTAGAGGTGTACCAGTCCGGTAGTTTTCTACATATTGCTCGCGACTGTCAACGCTCTTTTCGTCGATGTTTTGTTGGGCGTTTTCAATCAGACCTTTAGCCTTGGCTTTGGCTTCACTGGTATCTCTTCTAGCATCGACATCTTCATAGTTATTCATCCCACCTTTGTAGGTGTTGGTTGTAGCACGGCTAGGAACTTCTTGTCTCACTTCATCCGATGTCTTGGCTAATACCTTAGTGCTACCACAAGCGGTGCTAACTAAAAGCAGAACTCCTGCCAGAAAGACCGTTAAGATTCGATCAACACGGATACTTTTTAACCAATTTATGACTTTTTTCATGTTTTCCTCCGATGGGTTTTGCCTAAAAGATTAACAAAGTGATGCTTTCAAACGGTAATCAATGGGTGGAGCTTGATAAAATACAATGTTTAAGTGTAGATCCAGCCCGACTTAAGAGACTCATGACCGTAGGAAGCTTGTAATTGATTTAACGCCAATTATTAAAAATTAGCTTTGGTCGTTTTGGGTGCGGATACTTCTTGTTGCGCAGATTCGTTTGCACCCTCGCGGACAAAGTCTGAAGCTTCACCAAACGTTTCTTTAACAACGCTTAAGCGATCTTTAATTCGCTCACCGATGTTTGACTCGCGCTGAATTTGCCCACCCGGTTCAGGTGCTTCAAAATCTTGCAGGTCTATCTGCCGGAGCGGTTTCTGTTCATCGGCGGGTGACCCCTGCATCACAGCTTCACCTGGATATTGTGCGTTATTGCTTACAGCAATCAACCGATTGGAGATGATTCCTAAATCAGCTCTGTCACCCTTGGACTGAGAAGCTTTGCCATTGATCTTCGGGTCAGGGGAGAAATTATAGTTGGTATTAGAGTCTCCACCGCCTTTATAAGGATTATTCGCACCTCCAGCTTGAACGGGAGGGTTGTCGGGGCGTGCACCTTGAACAGTCCCGCTATTGCAAGCGGTACCAACAAACACTACCACTGTTGCTAAAAACGCTGTCAATAATTGACTCAATCGTAGCTGTTTGAAGAAAACAGTTAATTTTTTCATGCAATCAATACTCCTTGTCAGCCTTAATTAAGCTGAGTATCTTTTGTGAAAGCTGACATCCTATACCCAGACATCAGAATAGAGGTAGAATGGCAAAAGTTTTTGAGCCAATGCTACCAATAGCAACTCTCTTTTGTAGCAGGGAGTTACGGCGTCATCTTTCCCTTACGCTTGTCAAGATTAGCGATAGTGATGGGATGGCTTCCTCTAGCAAAGGAGACATTCTTAGGGTTTTCCAAAAATGGCTATTTTCTAACTGTAGATAGACGACAAGGTTCGCATGAAAGGCTGCTTATTTCTTGACAAATGACTTCTTCAAAATGAAAAAAATCTGGTCATGGCTCAAACCCTACCTCCGCTGGGTGATTCTGGGTGGAACCCTATTTTTTTTGGCAAAGGCATTCAAGGAACACTGGCAAGAAGTTGCAGCGATTCGGATTGATGCTGCCGGATGGATAATGCTGGTTGCGGCTTTTTTGATGACTTTAGCAGCTCATACTTGGGCTGGCTTAGTATGGAGCTGGATTCTGCGCTCATTCAAGCAGCCGATGCAGTACCGCTGGGTTCTTCAGGTTTACCTGAAAACGAACCTGGCTAAGTATTTACCTGGCAATGTGTGGCACTACTATGGTCGGATTTGGGCGGTTACCGATGCGGGGGGTTCCTTGAGTGCCGCGACCATCAGTGTGTTACTTGAACCTCTATTGATGGCTGCCGCTGCCTTAGTGATTGCTTTAACAGGCAGTCTATTCGGGTGGTTGGACATGCAAGGGGATACTCGAATTTGGGGATTACAGATTCTCGGTTTGACTGGAATTTTACTAGCCGTTCATCCTAAAGTCTTAAACCCTGTGCTTGAGTTATTGAGGCGTTTAAAGGGAAAAGCGACCGATAGTGAAGGGTTTAAACTGGAACACTATCCCTTCATTCCGTTGTTAGGAGAACTGGGTTTTGTGGGGCTACGGGGGACGGGGTTTTTGGTCATTTTTTTCGCCCTGGCTACCGTGAATTCAAACCAGATTCCACTCTTAATGAGTGCTTTTAGTTTGGCATGGGTGTTGGGTTTGGTGATTCCTACCCCAGGCGGTTTAGGAGTATTTGAGACAACGGTACTGGGACTACTGAATCCCTATTTTCCCACAGGAATAATTCTCAGTGTTGTTGCCTTATTTCGTTTAGTTAGTATTTTAGCGGAAGTTGTGGGTGCCGGTGCGGGGGTTTTGTGCGATCGCGTATCGCGTATAAGGCATACTCTATAAAGTGAGAGAATAAAGGCTTTTGAGCATCCTGAATTGAAGTTGAGAAATTCTTCCCTGTTGATGAATATTAGGGCTTTTCTAAAGAGGAATGGGGCAACA is a window encoding:
- the cysC gene encoding adenylyl-sulfate kinase, coding for MTETVAERQNDLIKYQQPGVTVWFTGLSGAGKTTISRAVGNRLKSYGQKLEILDGDVVRLNLCKGLGFSKEDRDENIRRVGFVAGLLTRNQVTVLVSAISPYREIRQEVRERIGNFVEVYVNAPLQVCEQRDVKGLYKKARAGEIKNFTGIDDPYEPPFNPDVECRTDLETVEESVSKVLAKLRELGYAGLT
- a CDS encoding YbhN family protein, giving the protein MKKIWSWLKPYLRWVILGGTLFFLAKAFKEHWQEVAAIRIDAAGWIMLVAAFLMTLAAHTWAGLVWSWILRSFKQPMQYRWVLQVYLKTNLAKYLPGNVWHYYGRIWAVTDAGGSLSAATISVLLEPLLMAAAALVIALTGSLFGWLDMQGDTRIWGLQILGLTGILLAVHPKVLNPVLELLRRLKGKATDSEGFKLEHYPFIPLLGELGFVGLRGTGFLVIFFALATVNSNQIPLLMSAFSLAWVLGLVIPTPGGLGVFETTVLGLLNPYFPTGIILSVVALFRLVSILAEVVGAGAGVLCDRVSRIRHTL